Part of the Lagenorhynchus albirostris chromosome 19, mLagAlb1.1, whole genome shotgun sequence genome, TTCTAATAAAGTTAAGGGGCCATGAGCACCAGATAGAGGGAAGAGCTGATAGGGAGGGGACAAGGGATGGGGACTTCTGAAGACTTATCACTCACACTTAAGAGGGAACGAGGTGACTGCAGCATGAGGGACTAGAGTTAGACAGCCAGAGGACTTTCTAATGGGATGAAGGGACAGAGATCTTCAGGGGGATCCTGGAACTTGGGTACTCTTTTACCTTTTTGAAATCACAGCCTCCCTGTCAAAGTGAAACCCTGCCCATGAGCTCCTAGAATAGGGGACCAGTTGGCAGAGGGCTCGGGGGTACTTCTGACCATCTTGCTTTTCCCACCTCCTCAGGAAGCCTTGCCCGGGCTCATCTGGGACCTGGGCCAGCAGCTGGGAGACCTGAGCCTGGAGTCTGGGGGCCTGGAACAGGAGAGTGGGCGCAGCTCGGGTAAGCATGGCTAGAGGTAGTGGGGTCTGCCTGGGACACCCCACCCCACTGTCTCCTGTTTCTCAGGCTCCCCACTCTATGCCTCTTGATCTCCTCCTTTCCTCCACCCCACTGTCTCCTGTTTCTCAGGCTCCCCACTCTATGCCTCTTgatctcctcctttcctccccacccctggttTCCCCTTTCAGGCCCCCCGATTGTCTCTCCCCTTCTTTTTGGAATCCAGGCTTCTATGAAGACCCCAGCTCCACAGGAGGTCCGGACTCACCACCCTCGACCTTTTGTGGGGACAGTGGCTTCTCTGGATCTGGCTCCTATGGACGCCTGGGTCCCTCTGAACCCCGGGGCATCTATGCCAGCGAGAGGCCCAAGTCCCTAGGTAAGGTGGGTGGGGTTGGGCCCCTGAGAGCCAGGGAATGGACAATAAGAGGATGCTTTTAAACACAAGCGTCTGAGTCAGACCAACCTGGATTCGAATTCTGGCCGTGACAGTCCCTTTTTGTGTGATTTTGAGCATGTTGCTTCTTTCTGGccctctgtttctccatctgttaaaATGGGATTAATGACAGCACCTACTTCATAGGGAAGTTTTGACTATTCAGTGAGCCTCTGCCCTAAGACATTGAACTTGGCACATGGTAGCCATTAGGTAAACAAAAATTgctgttcatttattcaagtaAGTTTCTGAGTCCCTACTATGTGCATTCCTAGCACATATCCTAGGGGTGAGGGATACAGCAGTAAAATCACTGTCTTCATGaagctgacattctagtgggAGAAATAGGTAATATACAagctaaataagtaaaatatctgGGATATTAGATATTGACATGTaccatgaaaagaaaattagggaAGGGGACGACAGCGTGTCCCTTGGAGTTGGGGAGGGAACtccaattttagaaaatatggCCGGAGAGGAGGTCACTGAGACTGTGGCATTTGAGTGGGGCCCTAAAGTAAGTGAGGGAGTGGGCCAAGCAGATACCCTGAGGGAGGAGTAGTTCAGGCAGcaggaacagcaagtacaaaggccctgaggctggagcgTGACTGGCCCCTTCATCCAGGCCAGTGTAGCTGAAAACCTATAAATGTAGAGGAGTTGGAGGTCAGAGACACGGATGCAGGACAGACCATTCAAGGTCTTATAGGCCACTGTGAAGATTTTGTTATCAACCTAGTGTGCGAGAAGGGGTGAGagcaggttgtgtgtgtgtgtgtgtgtgttttgtttttaatgggagTGGGAGAGTAGGAGAGGCGGTGGGCAATTTGCCCCTCCTAGGCTCATTGGGAAAGGGCTTTGAGAGCCTCTCTTCCCTTTTTGCCTCCCTCCCCTAGGAGACGCCAGTCCCAGTGCACACGAGGCGGTGGGCGCCCGGGCAGCCGTGCCCCGGTCCTTCTCGGCGCCCTACCCGACGGCTGCGGTCCCGGAGGCCTGCTCCTCCGCGGAGCGACGAGCCCGCGCGGGGCCCTTCCTGACGCCCAGCCCCCTGCACGCCGTGGCGCTGCGCAGCCCGCGGCCGTGCAGCCGTCCTCCCCCGGACTCGCCAGACGCCGCGGGCTCCGGGCGGCCCCTGGACGGCTACATCTCGGCGCTCTTGCGCAGGCGCCGCCGCCGGGGGGCGGGCCAGCCCCGGACCAGTCCCGGGGGCGCGGACGGGGGCCCGCGGCGCCAGAACAGCGTGCGCCAGCGGCCGCCCGACGCGTCCCCGCCCCCCGGAGGCGCGCGGTCCGCGCCGGAGCCCCCGGTGGAGCGCGCGGTGGGCCGTCCCGCCAGCCCGGCCCCCTTGGGCCGCGGCTGGGCTTCGCCATGGGAGTCGGAGGCGGCCCCCGAGCCCGCCGCACCGCCCGCTGCCCCCTCGCCCCCCGACAGCCCGGCCGAGGGCCGCCTGGTGAAGGCACAGTACATCCCAGGCGCGCAGGCCGCCACCCGCGGCCTCCCCGGCCGCGCGGCGCGCCGCAAAGCGCCCCCGCTAACCCGCGGCCGCAGCGTGGAGCAGTCCCCACCCCGGGAGCGTCCCCGGGCCGCGGGCCGCCGCGGACGCATGACCGAGGCTTCGGGCCGCCGGGGCTCGCCCAGGGCTCGCAAGGCCGCTCGCTCCCAGTCCGAGACCAGCCTTTTGGGCCGCGCCGCCGCGGTTCCTCCGGGCCCCCCCAAGTACCCTACAGCCGAAAGAGAAGAGCCTCGGCCGCCACGGCCCCGCCGTGGCCCAGCGCCCACTCTCGCGGCTCAGGCCGCGGGGTCCTGCCGCCGCTGGCGCTCCACGGCCGAGATCGACGCTGCCGATGGGCGCCGAGGCCGGCCCCGCGGTCCCGCCGCCCGAGGCCCGGGTCCTGGCCCATCCCCGTCAGCTTCTCAGCGCCGTTTGCTCTATGGCTGCGCGGGCAGCGACTCGGAGTGCTCGGCCGGGCGCCTGGGGCCCCTCGGACGCCGGGGCCCGACAGGCGGCGTCGGCGTCGGCTACGGGGAGAGTGAATCTAGCGCCAGCGAGGGAGAGTCGCCTGCCTTCAGCTCCGCATCCAGCGACTCCGATGGCAGCGGTGGCCTCGTGTGGCCGCAGCAGTTGGTGGCAGCCACCGCGGCCTCCGGGCCAGGGGCTGGTGCAGGTGTAGGGGCGCCCGCGGGCCCCGCCAAAGTCTTTGTGAAGATCAAGGCTTCCCACGCGCTCAAGAAGAAGATATTGCGTTTCCGTTCGGGTTCTCTCAAGGTCATGACTACAGTGTGAGTTTAGAGGTTTGCTTGGGCTCCCCCTTCATGGCCTCTGCACCATCACACCCCCAATCACTGACCCTTCTACACCTCCCTTCCAAAGACCACCATTTTCTCTGCTTCCAAAGACCCTTCCTCACTGCCCCATCCACTGCAGTCTTGGTTGAAAAGGCTCCCCCTCCACCACAGGGAGGAATGGGGGAGGAGCCCTGTTTGACCCAGTTCAGCTGCTGGCTCTGCAGCCCTTGGGCAAGAAAGTTCCCTTTCTGTgggcctcactttcttcatctgtactaTGGGTGTACTATGGTATGCAGCAGGGGTAATTCAGTTTGAATTTCCCCATTTTAGTTTAGACACTTAGTCCGTTTGTTCCCCTTCATTTCTCTCACTGAGCCTTCTTATTCCTCCTTTCCATGCCCAGATATGGCCCCCCTCATTCACAAAGTGCCCCCCTCCATGTCCCTGGACCCTTAGGATACCCCCTTAGCACCCTGGTCAGAGACTCTGTGTCTGACCCAGACGGTGCCTGCAGAGTGCCCTGGGAAGGGAAGGAGCACTGACTTTGGGGTTTTGAGGGTCAAGTAGGAGTTGGTAACACCTAGAAAGAAAGACTCTTTCACCTCCCTCCCCGGACAGATATGGAGGATTGGAGGGtagaagaggggaaggaagatgGCTTCTATCTCGTGGCACCCTCTGTGAGAGGGAGTGGGGGGAGTCCAGGATGACCCTCCGTTGTTCCgatccagtattttttttctttttttaaacttactgtATTTATTATGACGATGGTGACTCCCCAGTGCACAGGGGGGCCAGAATCTGTGTGTTTCTCTAACCTCTTTGTAAATAAATGCACAGTGTTACATACGTGGTGGTGGACTCTCCTTCTGTGGCTAAATGGGCTTTTCCTTtggactaatatttattgagcaactacggTTTGCTCTGGGTATGTAgtgtccagaaccagatggcagaTCCCAGGGTAGGTCTCAATAGCATTTTCTTACCATTGAATATTTTACTTCAATGACTCTGACCTTTGGTTGAGTTTTGTTTGGTCATAAATAtggtttcataaaaatggaaataataaagaaataaaaaacaaaaattttttaaatggaaataatgtaGGTAAAGGGACAGCCCCAAACGCCTTCTCTCAGAAGTCATCATAATCAGTTTGATGTGCATCCTTGTATGTTTTCCTTTATGTGTTTGCATACATATATGAATCTTGTagctatataaatatatgtaactatatatatgcatatacatatagtTATACTCTATATAGGTAAAACTATATACTTACATAAATTGAGCCATATGTATgcattgtttatcaattttttttgttatCTGTGCCTGGCGATTTCTATATGGGAAggattttaattaattgaatCTCTGAGGGTTTAGTACTATttagcttttctattttattttatttgtttatgcttttctatttcttcttatgtCAGTTTTACTAAGTTGTATTCTAgggatttgttcatttcatctaaatttagATGACGTATTTTCCTATCACTGTAGTAGCTGCATACGATTCCATGGGGTCGGGGGTACCCATAATCTAACCCTGTTGTCAGCTCCTCAGTTCCTTTGCTATTTTGGACCTTACTGCAGTTATGTCCTTGTACATGCctcttttttacatatatatatttctgtaggATCCACTCCTAGAAATAGACTGGCTTGGTCATTACAgtaccatcatttaaaaatttttaattgacttGGTCACACTTCCTTCCACTGAGACTGCCCTCAGTTGACATTTCCAACAGCAACCCCTGAGATGCCCATTTTCCCACTCCTTCACCAAACAAGAGATGCTattaatcattttcattttgccaaTCTGGGGGGGGGGAGCAGaatggtgttttgttttaattagcatGTCtccctactttcttttttttatatttatttattcatttatttgggctGTGCTGTGTCTCAGTTGTAGAATGTGGActtagttgtggcccgtgggcttcttagttgaggcatgcaggcttcttagctGCGACATGGGGGCTTCTCTGTACCTTCTTAGCTGCGACATgggggcttcttagttgcagcatacgcgACTAAGAGCATAATCCTCTTAGTCGCGgtttgcagaatcttagttccccaaccagggattgaaccggggccactgcagtgaaagtgctgtgtcctaaccactggactgccaaggaactcccaaagctattttttaaagtttgcggGAAAAGTCATTGCTTCTCAAGCCCTTGGGAGTATTTGCCCCATCTCTGTTTCATAAAAGGGGCAACTAAAGCCAAAAGGGGAAGGGACTTGTCTAAGGATACACAGGCCACACAGTGGTCAACATGGTTGAATTACAGATGGCtgacctttcttcctttttaaaattttagtgctTAATCATAaaaagtaacagctgacactcaATGAGCACTTATTTTATATGCCAGACTCCATTctctgactcatttaatcctcacaatttcATGGAGGTAGATATGATTATTATGcccgttttacagatggagaaaccgaggcacagatcTCTTGAGTAACTTACCTGAAACCAATAAGTAGCAAAGCCAGAATTTAAGTTCAGACTGCCTAAGAGTCCATGCTGTTAGCCATTGCCCTATAAGCCTATTTCTATATGGATCATCTCTAGACGGATACATAAGGAACTGCTCACAGGGATAGGGGCtggggggggcaggaggggatgttgacataataaatatataacttcTATCATTTTTAAAGGTGTTAAGGACTGTGGGGGGAAACTGAGCAGAGATATGATGGAAttgggagggatgggggaagagAGGAGTTTGTAATTTTAAGTAGAGTGATCAGAGCTGTCTAATTGAGAGGATGGCATTtgaacagagacctgaaggaagtgggGGAGTTAGGCTTGTGGATCTCTTGGGGAAGAGCCTCCCAGGCAGAGGGGTCAGCCACTGCTGAAGCCAAAACAGTGCCTAGTATG contains:
- the DACT3 gene encoding dapper homolog 3 isoform X2, whose product is MKQGREPGGYAGETHPTEEALPGLIWDLGQQLGDLSLESGGLEQESGRSSGFYEDPSSTGGPDSPPSTFCGDSGFSGSGSYGRLGPSEPRGIYASERPKSLGDASPSAHEAVGARAAVPRSFSAPYPTAAVPEACSSAERRARAGPFLTPSPLHAVALRSPRPCSRPPPDSPDAAGSGRPLDGYISALLRRRRRRGAGQPRTSPGGADGGPRRQNSVRQRPPDASPPPGGARSAPEPPVERAVGRPASPAPLGRGWASPWESEAAPEPAAPPAAPSPPDSPAEGRLVKAQYIPGAQAATRGLPGRAARRKAPPLTRGRSVEQSPPRERPRAAGRRGRMTEASGRRGSPRARKAARSQSETSLLGRAAAVPPGPPKYPTAEREEPRPPRPRRGPAPTLAAQAAGSCRRWRSTAEIDAADGRRGRPRGPAARGPGPGPSPSASQRRLLYGCAGSDSECSAGRLGPLGRRGPTGGVGVGYGESESSASEGESPAFSSASSDSDGSGGLVWPQQLVAATAASGPGAGAGVGAPAGPAKVFVKIKASHALKKKILRFRSGSLKVMTTV
- the DACT3 gene encoding dapper homolog 3 isoform X1, with translation MIRAFSFPVSPERGRLRGWLEGSLAGLCELHWLRERQEYRVQQALRLAQPGMGGAEAEDEEDADEDEDAAAARRAAAALEEQLEALPGLIWDLGQQLGDLSLESGGLEQESGRSSGFYEDPSSTGGPDSPPSTFCGDSGFSGSGSYGRLGPSEPRGIYASERPKSLGDASPSAHEAVGARAAVPRSFSAPYPTAAVPEACSSAERRARAGPFLTPSPLHAVALRSPRPCSRPPPDSPDAAGSGRPLDGYISALLRRRRRRGAGQPRTSPGGADGGPRRQNSVRQRPPDASPPPGGARSAPEPPVERAVGRPASPAPLGRGWASPWESEAAPEPAAPPAAPSPPDSPAEGRLVKAQYIPGAQAATRGLPGRAARRKAPPLTRGRSVEQSPPRERPRAAGRRGRMTEASGRRGSPRARKAARSQSETSLLGRAAAVPPGPPKYPTAEREEPRPPRPRRGPAPTLAAQAAGSCRRWRSTAEIDAADGRRGRPRGPAARGPGPGPSPSASQRRLLYGCAGSDSECSAGRLGPLGRRGPTGGVGVGYGESESSASEGESPAFSSASSDSDGSGGLVWPQQLVAATAASGPGAGAGVGAPAGPAKVFVKIKASHALKKKILRFRSGSLKVMTTV